AGTCTGAGCTTTGCAAAGCAAGTCTCGGATTTACTCATCAAAGGTTTTCTCGCCCATGGTGTCAAGTTTTGCTGCCACATCGTTATGGCCTCGAGTTTAGGATTAAGTCACCTACAAGCAGCACAAAAGTCATATTTGAACAATGGTTAatcctattttttaaatttaaagattttaatctaattattaaaattgtaagTATTTTCTATTAGTATTTGTCGATTTGACATGTTGGTTAGGATACACTCATATGACGTCACATATGATTGATgggaaataaatatattacattgGCTAATTTGAACTGAAACTACTTACGACGATAAGATTGGActatgatttttaaattgaaaagataagaattaaattttttaacttttaaagtacagagactaaattttaatacATCATAATTAAGGGGAATATATCAAAGTTATACATGAACTAtgatttaatattcaatttgatatatgaactttgattttatgcaatttgatacatgaatatTAAACTTAGTTCAGTTTTCACAAATCATTAATATTGTACTCGATGTACTGTCATTTTAGGCTTACACCGATGAAAGTATGTAAAATTACTTGAGTTTTACACTAATGTAAGTGGATCACTCTTCAAATACTTATAGTTTAATATCTAAATATGTTAACAATACTATATTGTGGCATACTAACGATGCATGTgaaaacaattatataataaatttgttaaaacttgatataaaaataaaatatgtatttgaCTGAAATGATTGAGAGAGCGAGTGTTGTGGAGTCTTAAATCTTAAgttcaaatcatatatatatatatttggattttatatgaaattataaaaatattctcaaaataatatttgtttcttCGTTAAAATATAATGATCTTTTAGTACTTTAACAACTGAGCTGGGACCTAATTGAAGAGTGATGCCAACTTAGTCAAACTCTTTATAAATATTATAGACTTAGCAACCGAGTTGAGATTCGATTGAAGGGTGAGACAAACTTAATTAAGCTCTTCATAAATAATATAGATATATTATATAAACATACAAATATACTTTAATAggcaaataaaatattttatatacaaatatgaattttaaatttattaattagatTCAATAATTTGGTTTAATAATTATATGTcatgtttatatataattttaaaaataaaaatgattcaaataaaaaaattaaaaattaattttcgaatACCAAAATCTTGTGCCAGCCGGAACAAAATGTTACAAATCAAAAATTAGATGAAATGGACAATAACACAAGTAAATTTTGACTGAAACAAAATTTAGACTAGTTGATACTTTGATGTAGAGCCATTGGCTTcccaataattttttaaaattttccttaaactcttaaacttttttgaaaatttcaattaagttttgttaaaatttttaaaaattctcgtaaaattttataaaattttaacaccaaTATCCGTCTATCAACAATTATGATGTGTTAGAACCAGCAGTTCTTAGAAACTGCCTACACAATTTATTCTCACATCACTCAATTGGTAAGTCTAGTTTACACAAACACCCATCTCAATATACAACAAGATGAAGTGTGTTCAGCTTCAACAAAAGCTTTAATTACTTCCATACATACAATCCCATGCAATAAAACATAAATCAAGCTACATATCTCAACTATTCCTTATTACTTCTATTATGGGAAAACACTTTTAAAACCTCAAAGGCAATGAAAAACAATCCTTAAACATGATGCTTCACCACAGTAACAGGACAGGAGCCATTGTTCACTACATAGTTGCTTACACTGCCCATTATAGCcctgaaaataaaaacaaattaaaatctcGGAATATGATAATATATGTTGCTATGACTCTTCACTTCTTTGAAAAAATATCAGTGTTTGATATcctctcataaaaatatataatttaatctcaTAGTCTAAAAACGAAAGAAGAGATTAATTGATGAAAAAGGTTTACCTCTTAAGCGTGCCAAGCCCTCTATTTCCTACAATTATGCAGCTAAGAGGGATAGTATCAATGGCCTCACATAACTTCTCACGAGGATCACCCCAGTATATCTTCATCAGCACCTCAATCTGATGATTTGTGAGTAAAATATATCAACTTACtaataataattaacaataaCTGAAACAAAATGAATTAAGTTCAATTTCATGGATTTTTGTGGGAAGAAGAAAAGTACTTGGGTTTGCCTAGCAGCAGTGGTGACAATATCCAAAGTTTCAGGGTCTGGCTTTACTCCATACCTCTTCATGATAATTGGATCACAGAATTCACTTAATGGGATTAAAGCTACATTAacatagtaaaattaaaaaagtcATTTCTTTAAGCTTATCCTGGATTCTTTTTTCTCGAGAAACAAAcgataaaaattaattagagGAAGAAGAGTATGTACGTGAACCGGTGGCTTCCCAAAGCTGTATCTGATCGCCTTCGTCATAATGACCTTCAGGTCGAACGGCAACAAGGATAAGATGATCCCCTTTCCGGATAACGTTATCCACAGCCCATTTCAACGCATTCTTGCTGCTTGGAGAGAAATCAACAGCAATCCCAACTCTCCTATCAGCCGCCATATCTCTCCGCTCTGTCTTTACTTTTTTCTATGATCACCCTAATATGCTTAGCCCTGtgtgtatatatatctatattaaaCTTTTTAAACCCTTTTATAGCTGGAATTTTTATgggaataaatttcattttggaatttacttttttatataattattttagtccAAAGCACTAACATTATGAAAGAATATTACGTCTTAATTCAAAATATTAAGATCATTAAATATTTCCTTAGTTAACTTGTATAAATTTTTTCAAACAATGTGAAATTTATTTCGTAAAATTCTGgctataaaaataatcatttttttaattttttatttaaaaaattcaactcaacCTCATtatatgagttttttttaatttatattaatagtacaactttttaatgatattaataaaGAATAGTATTTGATGCATACTATTGCACGAATCTCATGCATCATCTATAAATAATAACATActacattattattaaataaaataaaaaattgtgaaggatttataaataaatactaataatttttttaaaacaaatttaaatattaattttgttataactactataaatatatattaataactcTCAAGCTTAGAGTTTACGATCTTAGGTTTAAAATACCGAATTTAAGCCGGATAGATCATCGATGATGCATCACATATTctctttattaataatttatctaaaatataaatttgataattaaataattaaattatataatataattaagcATAATGTAAAGAAGAAAAGTGACCTATATTTTATACGAGCAAGTGAGTCGGAATGAATAGAAAGGCATCAACTTTAGATAAAGAGAGAAAGGGCCAGAAACTGAAGAAAAGTTTGTAATGGAGTTTACTTTTTGAGGTAAGGGTTGGTGTATGATTTTtcgccttttctttttttttttatcataagaATTTTGGCATTTTTTGAGCCACCGATGGAGATAAGACGGTGATTGTGAAAGTTTAGACATTGTCTGAGAAGTATCGGATTCTTTGTTGTTGT
This window of the Gossypium hirsutum isolate 1008001.06 chromosome A09, Gossypium_hirsutum_v2.1, whole genome shotgun sequence genome carries:
- the LOC107888958 gene encoding universal stress protein PHOS32, which translates into the protein MAADRRVGIAVDFSPSSKNALKWAVDNVIRKGDHLILVAVRPEGHYDEGDQIQLWEATGSPLIPLSEFCDPIIMKRYGVKPDPETLDIVTTAARQTQIEVLMKIYWGDPREKLCEAIDTIPLSCIIVGNRGLGTLKRAIMGSVSNYVVNNGSCPVTVVKHHV